The following proteins come from a genomic window of Musa acuminata AAA Group cultivar baxijiao chromosome BXJ1-7, Cavendish_Baxijiao_AAA, whole genome shotgun sequence:
- the LOC103973734 gene encoding serine/arginine-rich splicing factor RSZ21A yields MSRVYVGNLDSRVTERDLEDEFRAFGVLRSVWVARRPPGYGFVEFDDRRDALDAIRDLDGKHGWRVELSHNSKGGGGGRGGYGRGGGDMNCYECGEPGHFARECRLRIGPGGMGSGRRRSPSPPRYRRSPSYGRGSRSPRGRRSPLRRSYSSRSRSPAPRRQDSPYSNRSPDRDRRHSYSPRLGKNCSRSPAYRRQDSPYANGDGRRSRSRSRSRS; encoded by the exons ATGTCTCGAGTTTATGTTGGGAACTTGGATTCACGAGTGACTGAAAGAGATCTAGAAGATGAATTTCGAGCATTTGGTGTACTTCGAAG TGTTTGGGTTGCTCGAAGGCCTCCTGGTTATGGATTTGTTGAATTTGATGACCGGCGAGATGCCTTAGATGCCATTCGAGATTTAGATG GGAAGCACGGGTGGCGTGTGGAGCTTTCTCATAATTCCAAGGGTGGCGGTGGTGGTCGTGGTGGATATGGACGAGGTGGTGGGGACATGAATTGTTACGAATGTGGTGAACCTGGTCACTTTGCCCGAGAGTGTAGATTGCGGATTGGTCCAGGTGGCATGGGTAGTGGAAGGCGTCGAAGCCCTAGCCCACCTCGCTATCGGCGGAGCCCTAGCTATGGTCGTGG AAGTCGCAGTCCACGAGGGAGAAGATCCCCTCTTCGTCGCAGCTATTCATCTCGTAGTCGATCACCTGCACCTCGCCGTCAAGATTCTCCTTATAGTAACAG GAGTCCCGACAGGGATCGACGCCATAGTTATTCACCTCGCCTTGGCAAGAACTGCAGCCGTTCACCAGCATATCGTCGTCAAGACTCTCCTTATGCCAATGG GGATGGGCGGAGGAGCCGGAGCAGGAGTAGGAGCAGGAGCTAG